The following are encoded in a window of Dysidea avara chromosome 4, odDysAvar1.4, whole genome shotgun sequence genomic DNA:
- the LOC136253945 gene encoding uncharacterized protein produces MAKFPLLLPPKYSLTSLIIHSVHLRLFHAGTNATLTATRQRFWIPTGRQRIRSQLHQCVICRKHSKKPYQIPDPPPLPLICTCASIPFTITGIDFTGALYVCNNHTEEKVYICLFICATGHAIHLEVITDLTVDTFLLEFRRFASRRSLPQIIVSDNATTYQAAADELQRLLQSKHLTEALGRQGTLVVEVEAILNDRPLTHVSSDLEDAELLTPAHLLHGHRVTSLSHTMLPRELNCRNQFQARWRFEYLTSLREYHRTTGNNSQQVKPGDIVLVYDDSPRNTWKLAIVEELMTGKDGLKHMDPTALPSKRHRDTVERRPHRAAAQRSRERVKNWIEQLGGPPEDVMD; encoded by the exons ATGGCTAAGTTTCCACTATTACTTCCACCCAAGTATTCGCTGACATCGCTGATCATTCACAGTGTACACCTACGGTTGTTTCATGCTGGAACCAATGCTACGTTAACAGCAACAAGACAGAGGTTTTGGATACCTACTGGTAGACAACGGATCAGATCTCAACTACACCAATGCGTCATCTGCCGTAAACATAGTAAAAAACCGTACCAGATACCAGATCCTCCACCTCTACCATTGATTTGCACTTGTGCTTCAATTCCCTTTACCATTACAGGCATTGATTTTACTGGGGCTCTCTACGTATGCAACAATCACACTGAGGAGAAAGTGTACATTTGCTTGTTTATTTGTGCCACAGGCCATGCCATTCACCTTGAGGTCATTACTGATTTAACAGTGGACACATTCCTTCTGGAATTCAGGAGATTTGCTAGTCGTAGGTCACTCCCACAGATTATTGTATCAGATAATGCGACTACTTATCAGGCAGCTGCAGATGAACTTCAGCGGCTTCTACAATCAAAACATCTTACTGAGGCACTGGGAAGGCAAGGA ACACTAGTAGTGGAGGTAGAGGCCATCCTCAATGACAGGCCTCTCACACATGTTTCCTCAGACCTAGAAGATGCCGAGCTACTCACACCAGCACACCTTCTACATGGTCACCGCGTCACATCATTGTCCCACACA ATGTTACCCAGAGAGCTCAACTGCAGGAATCAGTTTCAAGCACGTTGGAGATTTGAATACCTAACTTCCCTTAGAGAATATCACAGAACTACTGGAAACAACAGCCAGCAAGTCAAGCCAGGAGACATTGTTTTGGTGTACGATGATAGTCCAAGAAACACATGGAAGTTAGCAATTGTTGAAGAACTGATGACTGGGAAAGATGGACTA AAACACATGGACCCAACAGCACTGCCCAGCAAGAGACACCGGGATACAGTGGAGAGACGACCACACAGGGCAGCTGCTCAGAGAAGTAGAGAGAGGGTCAAGAATTGGATAGAGCAGCTTGGCGGGCCCCCGGAAGATGTCATGGACTGA
- the LOC136253946 gene encoding uncharacterized protein produces MEGQSSSSTNELFCAHRTRSLARKLALNPTLLTKYSDILVDQEHRGFIEQVQDPVSTTRCHYIPHHAVHKDSPTTPVRIVYDCSSHQAKNQPSLNNCLLTGQPQLNDLCCIILRFRLHPVGICTDIEKAFLHIQLREDDRDYTRFLWLSDLQDPDNNVVSGCPSESEAISYYNEARSIMNGAHFNLRSWASNSSQLMDQASRDKISDINNPVNVLGLQWNTKADKLSLTSKSSIPSITSLITKREVLKESSKVFDPLGLLSPVSVKAKIFMQSLWQRNLDWDELLSNEDQQQWLSIAENIQEARCLQISRQYFPIVSASEQPDTLHIFADASLTAYGAVAFLCSGNNTSFVMAKSRVAPLKPLTLPKLELMGALTAARLCDFIVQALRPLTLLTHFWSDSQITLHWIKGEKRTGTFVTHGVTEILNLSRPDHWQYYPTQDNPADLLTRGITSSQLKSSTLWKQGPQWLPSKDNWPTELLANH; encoded by the exons ATGGAAGGACAGTCATCCTCCTCTACCAACGAACTTTTCTGTGCTCATCGTACCAGATCATTGGCTCGCAAACTGGCACTGAATCCTACATTGCTCACCAAGTACAGTGACATCTTGGTGGATCAGGAACACCGTGGTTTCATTGAGCAAGTGCAAGATCCAGTTAGTACCACAAGATGCCATTACATTCCACATCATGCTGTCCATAAGGACTCACCTACAACCCCAGTACGCATCGTGTATGACTGTAGTTCCCATCAAGCAAAGAACCAACCAAGTCTGAACAATTGTTTACTAACAGGCCAACCCCAACTCAATGATCTGTGCTGTATCATTTTAAGATTTAGGCTACACCCTGTTGGAATCTGTACAGACATCGAGAAGGCTTTTCTGCACATACAACTTCGTGAAGATGATAGGGACTACACCAGATTCCTCTGGTTAAGTGACCTACAGGATCCAGACA ACAATGTAGTATCTGGGTGTCCATCAGAATCTGAAGCTATCAGTTATTACAATGAGGCTCGTTCCATAATGAATGGTGCCCACTTCAACCTTAGAAGTTGGGCCTCCAATAGTTCTCAACTTATGGACCAAGCAAGCAGAGACAAGATTTCAGATATCAACAATCCAGTCAACGTTTTAGGGCTACAATGGAACACAAAGGCAGATAAATTGTCACTTACATCTAAGTCTTCCATCCCCAGTATCACCTCACTGATCACCAAGAGAGAGGTCTTGAAGGAATCATCCAAGGTATTTGACCCCCTGGGACTACTTTCTCCAGTGTCCGTCAAGGCGAAGATCTTCATGCAGTCACTATGGCAACGTAACCTAGACTGGGATGAACTGTTATCTAATGAGGACCAACAACAATGGCTCAGTATAGCAGAGAACATCCAAGAGGCCAGGTGTCTACAGATTTCAAGACAGTACTTCCCTATAGTCAGTGCTTCAGAACAACCTGACACGTTACACATATTTGCTGATGCGAGTCTCACAGCTTATGGTGCCGTAGCCTTCCTTTGTAGTGGCAACAATACATCCTTTGTTATGGCAAAGTCCAGAGTAGCACCCCTCAAACCACTGACCTTGCCGAAGCTCGAACTGATGGGTGCACTCACAGCAGCAAGACTATGTGACTTCATTGTTCAAGCTCTACGTCCTCTCACTTTGCTCACTCATTTCTGGTCAGATAGCCAGATTACTCTTCATTGGATTAAGGGAGAGAAACGCACTGGCACCTTTGTCACTCATGGTGTCACCGAGATCCTCAACCTCTCAAGACCAGATCACTGGCAATACTATCCAACACAGGACAACCCTGCAGACCTTCTCACCAGAGGCATTACTTCTTCACAACTGAAGTCATCTACATTGTGGAAGCAGGGACCTCAATGGTTACCATCCAAGGACAATTGGCCCACTGAGCTTCTCGCCAACCATTGA